A genomic region of Flavobacteriales bacterium contains the following coding sequences:
- a CDS encoding prolyl oligopeptidase family serine peptidase codes for VFLENGGIYCVANIRGGGEFGEDWHKAGTKLQKQNVFDDFIAAAEYLIKEKYTNKDKIAIHGRSNGGLLAGACLTQRPDLFKCVIPQVGVLDMLKFHQFTIGWAWKGDYGSSENEEQYHYLKKYSPVHNVKKQNYPATMVITGDHDDRVVPAHSFKFIAELQAKQQGNEPVLIRIDAGGGHGSGKPLSMQIAEYSDMWTFVFANLGMTIK; via the coding sequence GTTTTTTTAGAAAATGGCGGAATTTATTGCGTAGCAAATATTCGTGGTGGAGGGGAGTTTGGTGAGGATTGGCATAAGGCTGGTACAAAACTTCAAAAGCAAAATGTGTTTGATGATTTTATTGCCGCGGCGGAATATCTAATTAAAGAGAAATACACTAACAAAGACAAAATCGCTATTCACGGAAGATCAAACGGTGGATTATTAGCCGGTGCCTGTCTTACCCAACGTCCGGATTTATTTAAATGCGTTATCCCTCAAGTAGGAGTACTTGATATGCTCAAGTTCCATCAGTTCACCATCGGATGGGCATGGAAAGGGGATTATGGTTCAAGTGAAAATGAGGAACAATATCACTATCTGAAAAAATATTCTCCGGTTCACAATGTGAAAAAGCAAAACTATCCGGCTACCATGGTAATAACAGGCGATCACGATGATCGGGTTGTCCCTGCACACTCGTTTAAGTTTATTGCCGAATTGCAAGCGAAACAACAAGGCAATGAACCCGTTTTAATTCGCATCGATGCGGGAGGGGGACACGGATCGGGTAAGCCTTTATCAATGCAAATCGCGGAATATTCAGATATGTGGACATTCGTTTTTGCGAATTTGGGAATGACGATTAAATAA